The following are from one region of the Macaca thibetana thibetana isolate TM-01 chromosome 2, ASM2454274v1, whole genome shotgun sequence genome:
- the TEX55 gene encoding testis-specific expressed protein 55 isoform X1 — protein sequence MEEPPQDDLAEPLEHESPAAPSSAGHTNGQEDDDQKNQAERKADNHTAHRIADQTALRVPSQANFNIFSQTTNGVAEQNGRSTPGQAGHRASDPANVSDLRADDQVDQTPSEQTEGKASSQANNVQYEQSDGQVSGLTEERTAEQIERRLSSQAERVTAGQIDGRLSMPSDQRGSRQTDHRMSGQAERRTSEHIGGRLSTQSNRRASEQTDRKMAGQSQRRASEQMDRRLSDKAEGITSEQITYTLSRLSEKRPSVQIDSGSSVPSDQSPSVQIDSGSSVPSDQSPSVQIDSGSSVPSDQSPSVQIDSGSSVPSDQSPSVQIDSGSSVPSDRSPSVQIDSGSSVPSDRSLSVQIDSGSSVPSDRSPSVQIDSGSSVPSDQRPSVQIDRRMSGKVRRTSVKTDYRLASLVDQGTSEQIDLRSHGLVDHKTSVKTHHQVYGKATELAEHQTIDQAHSNADQPPVDKADYSESDQIDHLADRQANHKDQLSYYERHGQSEDRIFPQLGNSKKDKEADYRIQPCKFEDSQVDLNSKLSVEMETQNATTTPAYHPVDARFTSNFQAKDQALFPRLPSISSKLNHISSQEKTQAVVTKSDEFSEIEQGKSYRIRNQTCRRFPSIVYEDPYQVSLQYMEEHHILQIFQQITENLVYEKPEDPLNFMLCQVQEMMKNRDKM from the exons ATGGAAGAGCCTCCGCAAGACGATCTGGCTGAACCCTTGGAACATGAAAGCCCAGCCGCTCCCTCAAGTGCTGGCCACACTAATGGCCAGGAAGACGACGACCAGAAGAACCAGGCCGAAAGGAAGGCAGATAACCACACTGCTCACAGAATAGCTGACCAGACTGCCCTAAGAGTGCCTAGCCAGGCTAACTTCAACATATTTAGCCAAACTACCAATGGAGTAGCTGAACAAAATGGGCGTAGTACACCTGGTCAGGCTGGCCACAGAGCATCCGACCCTGCTAATGTTTCTGACCTTAGAGCAGATGATCAGGTTGACCAAACACCATCTGAACAAACTGAAGGCAAGGCATCTAGCCAAGCTAATAATGTACAGTATGAACAGAGTGATGGTCAGGTGTCTGGCCTGACCGAGGAAAGAACTGCTGAACAGATTGAACGAAGATTATCTAGCCAGGCTGAGAGAGTAACTGCTGGGCAGATTGATGGTAGACTGTCTATGCCATCTGACCAGAGAGGTTCCAGACAGACTGACCACAGAATGTCAGGCCAGGCTGAGAGAAGAACTTCCGAGCATATTGGTGGTAGATTATCTACACAGTCTAACCGAAGAGCTTCTGAACAGACTGACCGCAAAATGGCAGGCCAGTCCCAGAGAAGAGCTTCCGAGCAGATGGACCGTAGACTATCTGACAAGGCTGAGGGAATAACTTCTGAGCAGATTACATACACATTATCCAGACTATCTGAGAAAAGACCTTCTGTGCAGATTGACAGTGGGTCATCCGTACCATCTGACCAAAGTCCTTCTGTGCAGATTGACAGTGGGTCATCCGTACCATCTGACCAAAGTCCTTCTGTGCAGATTGACAGTGGGTCATCCGTACCATCTGACCAAAGTCCTTCTGTGCAGATTGACAGTGGGTCATCCGTACCATCTGACCAAAGTCCTTCTGTGCAGATTGACAGTGGGTCATCCGTACCATCTGACCGAAGTCCTTCTGTGCAGATTGACAGTGGGTCATCCGTACCATCTGACCGAAGTCTTTCTGTGCAGATTGACAGTGGGTCATCCGTACCATCTGACCGAAGTCCTTCTGTACAGATTGACAGTGGATCATCCGTACCATCTGACCAAAGACCTTCAGTACAGATTGACCGCAGAATGTCAGGCAAAGTTAGGAGAACTTCTGTGAAGACTGACTACAGATTGGCTAGCCTGGTTGACCAAGGAACTTCTGAGCAGATTGACCTCAGATCGCATGGCCTCGTTGACCACAAAACATCTGTAAAGACTCACCACCAAGTGTATGGCAAAGCCACTGAACTAGCTGAACACCAGACTATTGACCAAGCTCATAGTAATGCTGATCAACCTCCAGTTGACAAGGCTGACTACAGTGAATCTGACCAGATTGACCACTTAGCAGACAGACAAGCTAATCACAAAGACCAACTGTCTTACTATGAAAGACATGGCCAGTCTGAAGACAGGATATTTCCCCAGTTAGGCAATAGCAAGAAGGACAAAGAGGCTGACTACAGAATACAACCCTGCAAATTTGAGGACAGCCAAGTAGACCTCAATTCCAAGCTTTCAGTTGAAATGGAAACTCAAAATGCAACCACTACCCCAGCCTACCACCCAGTTGATGCCAGATTCACCAGTAATTTCCAAGCAAAAGACCAAGCCCTTTTCCCAAGACTCCCCTCCATCTCATCCAAATTGAACCATATTAGTAGTCAAGAAAAAACTCAAGCCGTAGTAACCAAATCT GATGAATTTTCAGAAATTGAGCAAGGAAAGAGTTATCGTATACGCAATCAAACTTGTAGAAGGTTCCCTTCTATAGTTTATGAAGATCCTTATCAAGTTTCACTCCAATACATGGAAGAACACCACATTCTGCAAATATTCCAG CAGATTACTGAAAACTTAGTCTATGAAAAGCCAGAGGACCCCCTGAATTTTATGCTGTGCCAG
- the TEX55 gene encoding testis-specific expressed protein 55 isoform X2, producing MEEPPQDDLAEPLEHESPAAPSSAGHTNGQEDDDQKNQAERKADNHTAHRIADQTALRVPSQANFNIFSQTTNGVAEQNGRSTPGQAGHRASDPANVSDLRADDQVDQTPSEQTEGKASSQANNVQYEQSDGQVSGLTEERTAEQIERRLSSQAERVTAGQIDGRLSMPSDQRGSRQTDHRMSGQAERRTSEHIGGRLSTQSNRRASEQTDRKMAGQSQRRASEQMDRRLSDKAEGITSEQITYTLSRLSEKRPSVQIDSGSSVPSDQSPSVQIDSGSSVPSDQSPSVQIDSGSSVPSDQSPSVQIDSGSSVPSDQSPSVQIDSGSSVPSDRSPSVQIDSGSSVPSDRSLSVQIDSGSSVPSDRSPSVQIDSGSSVPSDQRPSVQIDRRMSGKVRRTSVKTDYRLASLVDQGTSEQIDLRSHGLVDHKTSVKTHHQVYGKATELAEHQTIDQAHSNADQPPVDKADYSESDQIDHLADRQANHKDQLSYYERHGQSEDRIFPQLGNSKKDKEADYRIQPCKFEDSQVDLNSKLSVEMETQNATTTPAYHPVDARFTSNFQAKDQALFPRLPSISSKLNHISSQEKTQAVVTKSDEFSEIEQGKSYRIRNQTCRRFPSIVYEDPYQVSLQYMEEHHILQIFQITENLVYEKPEDPLNFMLCQVQEMMKNRDKM from the exons ATGGAAGAGCCTCCGCAAGACGATCTGGCTGAACCCTTGGAACATGAAAGCCCAGCCGCTCCCTCAAGTGCTGGCCACACTAATGGCCAGGAAGACGACGACCAGAAGAACCAGGCCGAAAGGAAGGCAGATAACCACACTGCTCACAGAATAGCTGACCAGACTGCCCTAAGAGTGCCTAGCCAGGCTAACTTCAACATATTTAGCCAAACTACCAATGGAGTAGCTGAACAAAATGGGCGTAGTACACCTGGTCAGGCTGGCCACAGAGCATCCGACCCTGCTAATGTTTCTGACCTTAGAGCAGATGATCAGGTTGACCAAACACCATCTGAACAAACTGAAGGCAAGGCATCTAGCCAAGCTAATAATGTACAGTATGAACAGAGTGATGGTCAGGTGTCTGGCCTGACCGAGGAAAGAACTGCTGAACAGATTGAACGAAGATTATCTAGCCAGGCTGAGAGAGTAACTGCTGGGCAGATTGATGGTAGACTGTCTATGCCATCTGACCAGAGAGGTTCCAGACAGACTGACCACAGAATGTCAGGCCAGGCTGAGAGAAGAACTTCCGAGCATATTGGTGGTAGATTATCTACACAGTCTAACCGAAGAGCTTCTGAACAGACTGACCGCAAAATGGCAGGCCAGTCCCAGAGAAGAGCTTCCGAGCAGATGGACCGTAGACTATCTGACAAGGCTGAGGGAATAACTTCTGAGCAGATTACATACACATTATCCAGACTATCTGAGAAAAGACCTTCTGTGCAGATTGACAGTGGGTCATCCGTACCATCTGACCAAAGTCCTTCTGTGCAGATTGACAGTGGGTCATCCGTACCATCTGACCAAAGTCCTTCTGTGCAGATTGACAGTGGGTCATCCGTACCATCTGACCAAAGTCCTTCTGTGCAGATTGACAGTGGGTCATCCGTACCATCTGACCAAAGTCCTTCTGTGCAGATTGACAGTGGGTCATCCGTACCATCTGACCGAAGTCCTTCTGTGCAGATTGACAGTGGGTCATCCGTACCATCTGACCGAAGTCTTTCTGTGCAGATTGACAGTGGGTCATCCGTACCATCTGACCGAAGTCCTTCTGTACAGATTGACAGTGGATCATCCGTACCATCTGACCAAAGACCTTCAGTACAGATTGACCGCAGAATGTCAGGCAAAGTTAGGAGAACTTCTGTGAAGACTGACTACAGATTGGCTAGCCTGGTTGACCAAGGAACTTCTGAGCAGATTGACCTCAGATCGCATGGCCTCGTTGACCACAAAACATCTGTAAAGACTCACCACCAAGTGTATGGCAAAGCCACTGAACTAGCTGAACACCAGACTATTGACCAAGCTCATAGTAATGCTGATCAACCTCCAGTTGACAAGGCTGACTACAGTGAATCTGACCAGATTGACCACTTAGCAGACAGACAAGCTAATCACAAAGACCAACTGTCTTACTATGAAAGACATGGCCAGTCTGAAGACAGGATATTTCCCCAGTTAGGCAATAGCAAGAAGGACAAAGAGGCTGACTACAGAATACAACCCTGCAAATTTGAGGACAGCCAAGTAGACCTCAATTCCAAGCTTTCAGTTGAAATGGAAACTCAAAATGCAACCACTACCCCAGCCTACCACCCAGTTGATGCCAGATTCACCAGTAATTTCCAAGCAAAAGACCAAGCCCTTTTCCCAAGACTCCCCTCCATCTCATCCAAATTGAACCATATTAGTAGTCAAGAAAAAACTCAAGCCGTAGTAACCAAATCT GATGAATTTTCAGAAATTGAGCAAGGAAAGAGTTATCGTATACGCAATCAAACTTGTAGAAGGTTCCCTTCTATAGTTTATGAAGATCCTTATCAAGTTTCACTCCAATACATGGAAGAACACCACATTCTGCAAATATTCCAG ATTACTGAAAACTTAGTCTATGAAAAGCCAGAGGACCCCCTGAATTTTATGCTGTGCCAG
- the TEX55 gene encoding testis-specific expressed protein 55 isoform X3, which produces MEEPPQDDLAEPLEHESPAAPSSAGHTNGQEDDDQKNQAERKADNHTAHRIADQTALRVPSQANFNIFSQTTNGVAEQNGRSTPGQAGHRASDPANVSDLRADDQVDQTPSEQTEGKASSQANNVQYEQSDGQVSGLTEERTAEQIERRLSSQAERVTAGQIDGRLSMPSDQRGSRQTDHRMSGQAERRTSEHIGGRLSTQSNRRASEQTDRKMAGQSQRRASEQMDRRLSDKAEGITSEQITYTLSRLSEKRPSVQIDSGSSVPSDQSPSVQIDSGSSVPSDQSPSVQIDSGSSVPSDQSPSVQIDSGSSVPSDQSPSVQIDSGSSVPSDRSPSVQIDSGSSVPSDRSLSVQIDSGSSVPSDRSPSVQIDSGSSVPSDQRPSVQIDRRMSGKVRRTSVKTDYRLASLVDQGTSEQIDLRSHGLVDHKTSVKTHHQVYGKATELAEHQTIDQAHSNADQPPVDKADYSESDQIDHLADRQANHKDQLSYYERHGQSEDRIFPQLGNSKKDKEADYRIQPCKFEDSQVDLNSKLSVEMETQNATTTPAYHPVDARFTSNFQAKDQALFPRLPSISSKLNHISSQEKTQAVVTKSDEFSEIEQGKSYRIRNQTCRRFPSIVYEDPYQVSLQYMEEHHILQIFQNEAMDQRDGLGMVQRTCLKMFV; this is translated from the exons ATGGAAGAGCCTCCGCAAGACGATCTGGCTGAACCCTTGGAACATGAAAGCCCAGCCGCTCCCTCAAGTGCTGGCCACACTAATGGCCAGGAAGACGACGACCAGAAGAACCAGGCCGAAAGGAAGGCAGATAACCACACTGCTCACAGAATAGCTGACCAGACTGCCCTAAGAGTGCCTAGCCAGGCTAACTTCAACATATTTAGCCAAACTACCAATGGAGTAGCTGAACAAAATGGGCGTAGTACACCTGGTCAGGCTGGCCACAGAGCATCCGACCCTGCTAATGTTTCTGACCTTAGAGCAGATGATCAGGTTGACCAAACACCATCTGAACAAACTGAAGGCAAGGCATCTAGCCAAGCTAATAATGTACAGTATGAACAGAGTGATGGTCAGGTGTCTGGCCTGACCGAGGAAAGAACTGCTGAACAGATTGAACGAAGATTATCTAGCCAGGCTGAGAGAGTAACTGCTGGGCAGATTGATGGTAGACTGTCTATGCCATCTGACCAGAGAGGTTCCAGACAGACTGACCACAGAATGTCAGGCCAGGCTGAGAGAAGAACTTCCGAGCATATTGGTGGTAGATTATCTACACAGTCTAACCGAAGAGCTTCTGAACAGACTGACCGCAAAATGGCAGGCCAGTCCCAGAGAAGAGCTTCCGAGCAGATGGACCGTAGACTATCTGACAAGGCTGAGGGAATAACTTCTGAGCAGATTACATACACATTATCCAGACTATCTGAGAAAAGACCTTCTGTGCAGATTGACAGTGGGTCATCCGTACCATCTGACCAAAGTCCTTCTGTGCAGATTGACAGTGGGTCATCCGTACCATCTGACCAAAGTCCTTCTGTGCAGATTGACAGTGGGTCATCCGTACCATCTGACCAAAGTCCTTCTGTGCAGATTGACAGTGGGTCATCCGTACCATCTGACCAAAGTCCTTCTGTGCAGATTGACAGTGGGTCATCCGTACCATCTGACCGAAGTCCTTCTGTGCAGATTGACAGTGGGTCATCCGTACCATCTGACCGAAGTCTTTCTGTGCAGATTGACAGTGGGTCATCCGTACCATCTGACCGAAGTCCTTCTGTACAGATTGACAGTGGATCATCCGTACCATCTGACCAAAGACCTTCAGTACAGATTGACCGCAGAATGTCAGGCAAAGTTAGGAGAACTTCTGTGAAGACTGACTACAGATTGGCTAGCCTGGTTGACCAAGGAACTTCTGAGCAGATTGACCTCAGATCGCATGGCCTCGTTGACCACAAAACATCTGTAAAGACTCACCACCAAGTGTATGGCAAAGCCACTGAACTAGCTGAACACCAGACTATTGACCAAGCTCATAGTAATGCTGATCAACCTCCAGTTGACAAGGCTGACTACAGTGAATCTGACCAGATTGACCACTTAGCAGACAGACAAGCTAATCACAAAGACCAACTGTCTTACTATGAAAGACATGGCCAGTCTGAAGACAGGATATTTCCCCAGTTAGGCAATAGCAAGAAGGACAAAGAGGCTGACTACAGAATACAACCCTGCAAATTTGAGGACAGCCAAGTAGACCTCAATTCCAAGCTTTCAGTTGAAATGGAAACTCAAAATGCAACCACTACCCCAGCCTACCACCCAGTTGATGCCAGATTCACCAGTAATTTCCAAGCAAAAGACCAAGCCCTTTTCCCAAGACTCCCCTCCATCTCATCCAAATTGAACCATATTAGTAGTCAAGAAAAAACTCAAGCCGTAGTAACCAAATCT GATGAATTTTCAGAAATTGAGCAAGGAAAGAGTTATCGTATACGCAATCAAACTTGTAGAAGGTTCCCTTCTATAGTTTATGAAGATCCTTATCAAGTTTCACTCCAATACATGGAAGAACACCACATTCTGCAAATATTCCAG
- the TEX55 gene encoding testis-specific expressed protein 55 isoform X4, with product MEEPPQDDLAEPLEHESPAAPSSAGHTNGQEDDDQKNQAERKADNHTAHRIADQTALRVPSQANFNIFSQTTNGVAEQNGRSTPGQAGHRASDPANVSDLRADDQVDQTPSEQTEGKASSQANNVQYEQSDGQVSGLTEERTAEQIERRLSSQAERVTAGQIDGRLSMPSDQRGSRQTDHRMSGQAERRTSEHIGGRLSTQSNRRASEQTDRKMAGQSQRRASEQMDRRLSDKAEGITSEQITYTLSRLSEKRPSVQIDSGSSVPSDQSPSVQIDSGSSVPSDQSPSVQIDSGSSVPSDQSPSVQIDSGSSVPSDQSPSVQIDSGSSVPSDRSPSVQIDSGSSVPSDRSLSVQIDSGSSVPSDRSPSVQIDSGSSVPSDQRPSVQIDRRMSGKVRRTSVKTDYRLASLVDQGTSEQIDLRSHGLVDHKTSVKTHHQVYGKATELAEHQTIDQAHSNADQPPVDKADYSESDQIDHLADRQANHKDQLSYYERHGQSEDRIFPQLGNSKKDKEADYRIQPCKFEDSQVDLNSKLSVEMETQNATTTPAYHPVDARFTSNFQAKDQALFPRLPSISSKLNHISSQEKTQAVVTKSDEFSEIEQGKSYRIRNQTCRRFPSIVYEDPYQVSLQYMEEHHILQIFQVQEMMKNRDKM from the exons ATGGAAGAGCCTCCGCAAGACGATCTGGCTGAACCCTTGGAACATGAAAGCCCAGCCGCTCCCTCAAGTGCTGGCCACACTAATGGCCAGGAAGACGACGACCAGAAGAACCAGGCCGAAAGGAAGGCAGATAACCACACTGCTCACAGAATAGCTGACCAGACTGCCCTAAGAGTGCCTAGCCAGGCTAACTTCAACATATTTAGCCAAACTACCAATGGAGTAGCTGAACAAAATGGGCGTAGTACACCTGGTCAGGCTGGCCACAGAGCATCCGACCCTGCTAATGTTTCTGACCTTAGAGCAGATGATCAGGTTGACCAAACACCATCTGAACAAACTGAAGGCAAGGCATCTAGCCAAGCTAATAATGTACAGTATGAACAGAGTGATGGTCAGGTGTCTGGCCTGACCGAGGAAAGAACTGCTGAACAGATTGAACGAAGATTATCTAGCCAGGCTGAGAGAGTAACTGCTGGGCAGATTGATGGTAGACTGTCTATGCCATCTGACCAGAGAGGTTCCAGACAGACTGACCACAGAATGTCAGGCCAGGCTGAGAGAAGAACTTCCGAGCATATTGGTGGTAGATTATCTACACAGTCTAACCGAAGAGCTTCTGAACAGACTGACCGCAAAATGGCAGGCCAGTCCCAGAGAAGAGCTTCCGAGCAGATGGACCGTAGACTATCTGACAAGGCTGAGGGAATAACTTCTGAGCAGATTACATACACATTATCCAGACTATCTGAGAAAAGACCTTCTGTGCAGATTGACAGTGGGTCATCCGTACCATCTGACCAAAGTCCTTCTGTGCAGATTGACAGTGGGTCATCCGTACCATCTGACCAAAGTCCTTCTGTGCAGATTGACAGTGGGTCATCCGTACCATCTGACCAAAGTCCTTCTGTGCAGATTGACAGTGGGTCATCCGTACCATCTGACCAAAGTCCTTCTGTGCAGATTGACAGTGGGTCATCCGTACCATCTGACCGAAGTCCTTCTGTGCAGATTGACAGTGGGTCATCCGTACCATCTGACCGAAGTCTTTCTGTGCAGATTGACAGTGGGTCATCCGTACCATCTGACCGAAGTCCTTCTGTACAGATTGACAGTGGATCATCCGTACCATCTGACCAAAGACCTTCAGTACAGATTGACCGCAGAATGTCAGGCAAAGTTAGGAGAACTTCTGTGAAGACTGACTACAGATTGGCTAGCCTGGTTGACCAAGGAACTTCTGAGCAGATTGACCTCAGATCGCATGGCCTCGTTGACCACAAAACATCTGTAAAGACTCACCACCAAGTGTATGGCAAAGCCACTGAACTAGCTGAACACCAGACTATTGACCAAGCTCATAGTAATGCTGATCAACCTCCAGTTGACAAGGCTGACTACAGTGAATCTGACCAGATTGACCACTTAGCAGACAGACAAGCTAATCACAAAGACCAACTGTCTTACTATGAAAGACATGGCCAGTCTGAAGACAGGATATTTCCCCAGTTAGGCAATAGCAAGAAGGACAAAGAGGCTGACTACAGAATACAACCCTGCAAATTTGAGGACAGCCAAGTAGACCTCAATTCCAAGCTTTCAGTTGAAATGGAAACTCAAAATGCAACCACTACCCCAGCCTACCACCCAGTTGATGCCAGATTCACCAGTAATTTCCAAGCAAAAGACCAAGCCCTTTTCCCAAGACTCCCCTCCATCTCATCCAAATTGAACCATATTAGTAGTCAAGAAAAAACTCAAGCCGTAGTAACCAAATCT GATGAATTTTCAGAAATTGAGCAAGGAAAGAGTTATCGTATACGCAATCAAACTTGTAGAAGGTTCCCTTCTATAGTTTATGAAGATCCTTATCAAGTTTCACTCCAATACATGGAAGAACACCACATTCTGCAAATATTCCAG